A stretch of Candidatus Atribacteria bacterium DNA encodes these proteins:
- a CDS encoding sugar ABC transporter ATP-binding protein, producing MVKAIPVVEMRNIKKSFGGVHALRGVDLVLHHNEVLGLVGDNAAGKSTLMKILSGAYIPDEGEIFIEGKKVHMVNSWDAHQQGIEMVYQDLALANNLDVAANVFMGREAVSVKLGPIGVMDEHYMEQETKRLLDRLKIDISSVRLKVESLSGGQRQAVAIARATAFNTKVTIMDEPTAALSVAAIKKVLDLVRELKEQGCSIIIISHRLEDIYQVSDRMMVLRHGRKVCDTPVTGDIDTFREHVVAYIVGARDDFAEGGNKQ from the coding sequence ATGGTAAAAGCAATCCCCGTTGTGGAAATGAGGAACATCAAAAAGAGCTTTGGTGGTGTACATGCATTGCGAGGGGTAGATCTGGTTCTACACCATAATGAAGTGTTGGGATTAGTGGGTGACAATGCTGCCGGAAAATCTACCCTGATGAAAATTCTTAGTGGGGCGTACATTCCAGATGAAGGAGAGATTTTTATCGAAGGCAAGAAAGTGCACATGGTCAATTCCTGGGATGCACACCAGCAGGGCATCGAGATGGTGTACCAGGACTTAGCCCTTGCTAACAATCTCGACGTAGCCGCAAACGTTTTTATGGGACGTGAAGCGGTGAGCGTAAAATTAGGTCCGATCGGTGTGATGGATGAGCATTACATGGAACAAGAAACAAAACGTCTGTTAGATCGTCTTAAGATTGACATCTCCTCCGTGCGCTTGAAAGTAGAAAGCCTATCCGGTGGTCAGCGCCAAGCAGTAGCTATTGCCCGTGCTACAGCTTTCAACACCAAGGTCACTATAATGGACGAACCCACAGCCGCCCTGAGCGTGGCTGCCATAAAAAAAGTTCTCGATTTAGTACGGGAGCTCAAGGAACAGGGCTGTTCCATCATTATCATCAGTCATCGATTGGAAGATATCTATCAGGTTAGCGACCGAATGATGGTGCTGCGCCACGGGCGTAAGGTCTGTGACACTCCCGTAACCGGCGATATTGACACTTTTCGAGAGCATGTAGTGGCCTACATAGTAGGTGCACGCGATGATTTTGCGGAAGGAGGGAATAAGCAGTAA